A genomic window from Cloacibacillus evryensis DSM 19522 includes:
- a CDS encoding Synerg-CTERM sorting domain-containing protein — translation MGSRTQIAETTIDQIPVWNTDNLTDYNNKLAAVSWDVTAVPDGHYRVFVTVNPDKSIDELPYHGIGEACDNNEGWYDVCIAAPKEPKQASALIAAGELDAEVAGDTSADDPWFFGIGEVDLCDTDNDFTYTLDQDGVKAATEITHKGTEAALNVLVSLVDKDGNVVDVQRLPGVLPGETVGVELAGDLAKNYTGDLKLVIGEVIGETNMDSNSVTKTIGGSGGCSAGFGALALLAIAVLPAAARRKR, via the coding sequence GTGGGCAGCAGAACGCAGATAGCGGAGACGACGATCGACCAGATCCCCGTCTGGAACACGGATAACCTCACGGATTACAACAACAAGCTAGCCGCGGTCTCCTGGGACGTAACGGCGGTGCCGGACGGGCACTACCGCGTATTCGTAACGGTGAACCCGGACAAGAGCATAGACGAGCTGCCGTACCACGGGATCGGCGAGGCGTGCGACAACAACGAGGGCTGGTATGACGTCTGCATCGCGGCGCCCAAGGAGCCGAAGCAGGCCTCCGCGCTGATAGCGGCGGGCGAGCTTGACGCCGAGGTTGCCGGCGACACATCGGCGGACGATCCATGGTTCTTCGGCATAGGCGAAGTAGACCTCTGCGACACCGACAACGATTTCACCTACACGCTGGACCAGGACGGCGTCAAGGCCGCGACCGAGATAACGCACAAGGGAACGGAAGCCGCTCTGAACGTGCTAGTCTCGCTCGTTGACAAGGACGGAAACGTCGTTGACGTCCAAAGGCTGCCCGGCGTGCTGCCCGGCGAGACGGTCGGCGTTGAGCTGGCGGGCGATCTGGCCAAGAACTACACCGGCGACCTGAAGCTCGTGATCGGCGAAGTGATCGGCGAGACCAACATGGACAGCAACAGTGTGACGAAGACGATAGGCGGCTCCGGCGGCTGCAGCGCCGGCTTCGGCGCGCTGGCGCTGCTTGCGATAGCGGTACTGCCGGCCGCGGCAAGAAGAAAGAGGTAA
- the gcvPB gene encoding aminomethyl-transferring glycine dehydrogenase subunit GcvPB encodes MNNLERLKKFHQAKWNEPIIYEISEPGARAVLVPGPCCGCTSAEEALATLPKGMVREEKANLPEIAQLQLVRHYNHLSQENIGVDGNIDIGQGTCTMKYNPKVNDRLAGLPKVADMHPLQPDETAQGILELFHKTGELFKEISGLDVFSMQPGGGSHGVLALASIVRAYWRDKGEEEKRDEIITTLFSHPADCAVPMAKGYKVTIIQPDEEGYPDIEAFKAAISDRTAAIFFTNPEDTGIFNVRIKEFTRLAHEKGILCCYDQANANGLLGITRTAEANFDMSFFNLHKTFGAPHGCGGPATGLVAAKKELRPYMPVPLVEYSPEKGYYLDFDLPKSCGKIKSFWGVAPVVVKAYSWIMALGADGLREVSRVAILNNNYCMKKILAIKGASISFPNHPSRIEQARYSWQKMKEDTGFGTADVQRCIADFGTHYWSSHEPWVIPEPFTIEPSESYSKQDIDDYCAVLAEISRMCYEEPEAVEHAPVNSTVHHIDHDYFDDPAKYAITWRAYNKKYKGYFEPK; translated from the coding sequence ATGAACAATCTGGAAAGATTAAAGAAATTTCATCAGGCTAAGTGGAATGAGCCGATCATCTATGAGATAAGCGAACCCGGCGCGCGCGCGGTCCTTGTCCCCGGACCCTGCTGTGGCTGTACGAGCGCGGAAGAGGCCCTCGCCACCCTCCCCAAAGGCATGGTGCGCGAGGAGAAGGCCAATCTTCCCGAGATCGCGCAGCTTCAGCTGGTGCGTCATTACAACCACCTCTCGCAGGAAAATATCGGCGTCGACGGCAACATCGACATCGGCCAGGGGACCTGCACGATGAAGTACAACCCCAAAGTCAACGACCGCCTCGCGGGGCTCCCCAAGGTCGCCGACATGCACCCGCTGCAGCCCGACGAAACGGCTCAGGGCATCCTTGAGCTTTTCCATAAGACCGGCGAACTTTTTAAGGAGATATCTGGGCTTGACGTATTCTCGATGCAGCCCGGCGGCGGCTCACACGGTGTTCTCGCGCTCGCCTCGATCGTCCGCGCCTACTGGCGCGACAAGGGCGAGGAAGAAAAGCGCGACGAGATAATCACGACACTCTTCTCACATCCCGCCGACTGCGCCGTTCCGATGGCTAAGGGCTACAAGGTAACGATAATCCAGCCCGACGAAGAGGGGTATCCCGATATCGAGGCCTTCAAGGCGGCGATCTCCGACCGCACGGCGGCAATATTCTTTACAAACCCGGAGGATACGGGGATCTTCAACGTCCGCATCAAGGAATTCACCCGCCTCGCTCACGAGAAGGGAATCCTCTGCTGCTATGACCAGGCCAACGCCAACGGCCTGCTCGGCATTACGCGTACCGCCGAGGCGAACTTCGACATGTCCTTCTTCAACCTTCACAAGACCTTCGGCGCTCCGCACGGATGCGGCGGCCCCGCCACGGGACTTGTCGCGGCGAAGAAAGAGCTGCGTCCCTACATGCCCGTCCCGCTTGTTGAGTATTCGCCGGAAAAGGGCTATTACCTGGATTTCGACCTTCCGAAATCATGCGGCAAGATCAAGTCCTTCTGGGGCGTCGCCCCCGTAGTCGTCAAGGCCTACTCATGGATCATGGCGCTCGGAGCCGACGGCCTGCGCGAGGTCTCACGCGTCGCCATCCTCAACAACAACTACTGCATGAAAAAGATCCTCGCGATAAAGGGCGCCTCGATCAGCTTCCCGAACCATCCTTCCCGTATCGAACAGGCCCGCTACAGCTGGCAGAAGATGAAGGAAGACACCGGTTTCGGCACCGCCGACGTACAGCGCTGCATCGCGGACTTCGGCACGCACTACTGGTCGAGCCACGAGCCCTGGGTCATCCCCGAACCCTTCACGATCGAGCCCAGCGAGTCATATTCAAAGCAGGATATCGACGATTACTGCGCGGTCCTCGCCGAAATATCCCGCATGTGCTACGAGGAGCCCGAGGCGGTCGAGCACGCTCCTGTGAACAGCACGGTGCACCACATCGACCACGATTACTTCGACGATCCCGCGAAGTACGCGATCACCTGGCGCGCTTACAACAAAAAGTACAAGGGCTACTTTGAGCCCAAATAG
- a CDS encoding ATP-NAD kinase family protein: MKIGFLINPVAGMGGRVALKGTDGEDTLRRALELGAVPMAGVRAGEAVKEFAASAGGCRFYSPSGAMGADLLRSCGIETELLFDPSERTTPADTKRAAEMMLALGVGLVVFAGGDGTARDICSVIGESIPVIGIPAGVKIHSGVYAKRPRDAGMLVNKLLLGRVKRFAAAEVVDIDEEAFRDNVVRARLYGYMRIPDDREFMQDRKSGGSGGSAEEAANLAAFAALSMKPDTLYLIGSGSTTKQLTDRLGLDGTLLGVDAVMNGKLAGKDLTEAGIKELLSSVESSRRSLIITVIGGQGHIFGRGNQQLSPEVIRMIPRENIMVIATPAKMAQLFGKSLIADTGDSSLDEELRGYLPVITGHARKMMAKVS; this comes from the coding sequence ATGAAAATAGGCTTCCTCATCAATCCCGTAGCAGGAATGGGGGGCAGGGTGGCCCTTAAGGGAACCGACGGAGAGGACACTCTTCGCCGGGCCCTTGAGCTCGGCGCCGTGCCGATGGCCGGCGTGCGGGCAGGGGAAGCCGTAAAAGAATTTGCCGCGAGCGCGGGAGGCTGCCGTTTCTACAGCCCCTCCGGCGCCATGGGAGCCGACCTGCTGAGATCCTGCGGTATAGAGACGGAGCTTTTGTTTGACCCATCCGAAAGGACGACTCCGGCCGACACAAAGCGCGCAGCGGAAATGATGCTGGCGCTGGGTGTCGGCCTTGTCGTATTCGCGGGAGGCGACGGCACGGCGCGCGACATATGCTCCGTGATCGGCGAGAGTATCCCGGTCATAGGCATACCGGCAGGAGTCAAGATACATTCCGGCGTATATGCGAAGAGGCCCAGGGACGCCGGGATGCTCGTCAATAAACTGCTGCTCGGCAGGGTTAAGCGCTTCGCGGCGGCGGAGGTCGTAGATATAGACGAAGAGGCCTTCCGCGACAATGTCGTGCGCGCCCGACTCTATGGCTACATGAGGATACCGGACGACCGTGAGTTCATGCAGGACCGCAAATCGGGCGGCAGCGGCGGGTCCGCGGAGGAAGCGGCGAACCTGGCCGCCTTCGCCGCACTCTCCATGAAGCCCGATACGCTCTACCTCATCGGTTCGGGTTCCACCACCAAACAGCTTACGGACCGGCTCGGACTCGACGGTACCCTGCTCGGCGTGGACGCCGTAATGAACGGCAAACTGGCCGGCAAAGACCTGACGGAAGCCGGGATCAAAGAACTGCTCTCCTCCGTGGAGAGCAGCCGCCGGTCGCTCATCATCACCGTGATCGGCGGACAGGGGCATATCTTCGGCCGCGGAAACCAGCAGCTTAGCCCCGAAGTGATCCGCATGATCCCCAGAGAAAACATCATGGTCATCGCGACCCCGGCGAAGATGGCGCAGCTCTTTGGCAAGAGCCTGATCGCCGATACCGGCGACAGCTCGCTCGACGAGGAGCTGAGGGGCTATCTTCCCGTTATCACGGGACACGCGCGGAAAATGATGGCTAAAGTCTCATAG
- the gcvPA gene encoding aminomethyl-transferring glycine dehydrogenase subunit GcvPA — translation MSKKMYPYIPNSEAAVQAEMLKFIGVDSIEELIADIPEEMRMKQAMELPEPFNDEAGLFRHVGAMLGKNKTAQELACFLGAGCYNRYVPAVVDEVINRSEFLTAYAGEPYEDHGRFQAMFEYQSMMAELLDMDVCNVPNYDGSQAVGTALRMATRIARRKEVLIPRNINPDTLRAVQTYLQPDVKITYVDYGAKTGRICLDSLKEKLTEDVAAVLVMNPNFFGVVEEKAQEIADMAHAKGALMVAYVEPSTLGVLTPPSHYGADIACGDIQGLGLHMNYGGGVAGFIATADDPRFVDEYPSRLFGIAPTSEKEWGFGDVLWERTSFANRDSAKEFVGTHSALWGIAAGVYLAAMGPQGMKELGEAVLQRQVCLKKVLSGVKGLSFDRLSGTPFQEVVADFSASGKKVSEINKKLLEKGILGGYDLGRNFPELEGCMLLAVTEQTSADDIKALASALGEILA, via the coding sequence ATGTCAAAGAAGATGTACCCCTATATCCCCAATTCGGAAGCGGCCGTACAGGCCGAGATGCTCAAATTCATCGGAGTGGATTCGATCGAAGAACTGATCGCCGACATCCCCGAAGAGATGCGCATGAAGCAGGCGATGGAACTTCCCGAACCCTTCAACGATGAGGCGGGACTTTTCCGCCACGTCGGCGCGATGCTCGGTAAAAATAAGACGGCGCAGGAGCTGGCCTGCTTCCTTGGAGCCGGCTGCTATAACCGCTACGTCCCCGCAGTCGTAGACGAAGTCATCAACCGTTCCGAGTTCCTCACCGCCTACGCCGGCGAGCCTTACGAAGATCACGGGCGCTTTCAGGCGATGTTCGAGTATCAGTCGATGATGGCCGAACTGCTCGATATGGATGTCTGCAACGTTCCTAACTATGACGGCAGTCAGGCCGTCGGAACGGCGCTGCGTATGGCAACGCGCATCGCGCGCCGCAAAGAGGTGCTCATCCCCCGCAATATCAATCCCGACACTTTGAGGGCGGTGCAGACCTATCTCCAGCCCGATGTGAAGATAACCTACGTGGATTACGGCGCAAAGACCGGACGTATCTGCCTTGACAGCCTGAAAGAGAAGCTGACGGAGGATGTCGCGGCGGTGCTTGTCATGAATCCAAACTTTTTCGGCGTCGTAGAAGAAAAGGCGCAGGAGATCGCCGACATGGCTCACGCCAAGGGCGCTCTGATGGTCGCCTACGTCGAGCCTTCGACGCTCGGCGTGCTTACGCCTCCCTCGCACTATGGCGCTGACATCGCCTGCGGCGACATTCAGGGGCTTGGCCTCCATATGAACTACGGCGGCGGCGTCGCCGGATTTATCGCGACAGCCGACGATCCGCGCTTTGTCGACGAGTATCCCTCCCGTCTCTTCGGCATCGCGCCGACGAGCGAGAAGGAATGGGGCTTCGGCGACGTCCTCTGGGAGCGCACCTCGTTCGCGAACCGAGACAGCGCCAAGGAATTCGTCGGCACGCATTCCGCCCTTTGGGGCATCGCGGCGGGCGTATATCTCGCGGCGATGGGGCCGCAGGGCATGAAAGAGCTTGGCGAGGCCGTGCTTCAGCGCCAGGTCTGCCTGAAGAAGGTGCTGTCCGGTGTCAAAGGGCTCTCATTTGACAGGCTCTCCGGCACTCCCTTCCAGGAGGTCGTCGCCGACTTCTCCGCGAGCGGCAAAAAGGTCTCCGAGATCAACAAGAAGCTGCTTGAAAAGGGCATCCTCGGCGGTTACGACCTTGGCAGGAATTTCCCCGAGCTTGAGGGCTGCATGCTGCTGGCGGTAACGGAGCAGACATCGGCGGATGACATTAAGGCTCTTGCTTCGGCACTGGGCGAGATTCTGGCGTAA
- a CDS encoding SDR family NAD(P)-dependent oxidoreductase gives MARYEELTEKRVMITGAASGIGLATAQVFARQGAKVFVVDYNQRAAEQTMAENPAFAGFYVGDVSKEEDVQSAFKKMDAELGGIDVLISNAGISIRADFVDISYEQWKKVIDINLNGMFLCAREAARRMMEQKSGVILMTASTNGTEGHRWYTDYNASKAGVILLTKSMALELAPIVRVNCVCPGYVLTPMQKAEYTEEMLAKVNEGIPMKRHAEPEEVGKLYAFLASDDAKYITGADIRIDGGETAGLY, from the coding sequence ATGGCACGTTATGAAGAACTTACGGAAAAAAGAGTTATGATCACGGGAGCGGCAAGCGGCATCGGCCTGGCCACCGCCCAGGTATTCGCGCGGCAGGGAGCCAAGGTATTTGTCGTAGACTATAATCAGAGGGCGGCCGAGCAGACGATGGCCGAAAATCCGGCTTTTGCCGGATTTTATGTCGGCGACGTCAGCAAAGAGGAAGATGTGCAGAGCGCCTTCAAAAAAATGGACGCGGAGCTCGGCGGTATCGACGTCCTTATCTCGAACGCCGGCATCAGCATCAGGGCCGACTTCGTGGACATCTCTTATGAGCAGTGGAAAAAAGTCATCGATATCAACCTCAACGGCATGTTCCTCTGCGCGCGCGAAGCCGCGCGCCGCATGATGGAGCAGAAGAGCGGCGTCATCCTGATGACCGCCTCTACCAACGGCACGGAGGGGCACCGCTGGTACACTGATTACAACGCGTCCAAGGCCGGAGTCATCCTGCTGACCAAGAGCATGGCTCTCGAACTCGCTCCGATCGTTCGAGTGAACTGCGTATGCCCCGGCTATGTCCTCACTCCCATGCAGAAAGCCGAGTACACTGAAGAGATGCTCGCCAAAGTAAACGAGGGCATCCCGATGAAGCGCCACGCCGAACCGGAAGAGGTCGGCAAGCTTTACGCCTTCCTCGCCTCCGACGACGCGAAATACATCACCGGAGCCGACATCCGAATAGACGGCGGCGAAACGGCAGGGCTGTATTAA
- a CDS encoding SDR family NAD(P)-dependent oxidoreductase — translation MLDLNKLCGMNGKTAIITGAASGIGAGIARFFANAGVSVVIADINEELARKVEQEIKEAGGKAEFIKCNVTKEADCKALADNVAEKYSKIDILVNCAGVARRHTVETLPESDWDLAINVTLKSVYLMCKHVVPHMKKAGGGKIVNIGSGWALKGGDHAVSYCAAKGGVWNMTRAMAIDHGPDNININCVCPGDIDTPMLKSECEQLGGVYDEKYKEECAQRPMARLGAPKDVAMCVFFLCSDMAPWVTGSSLVVDGGGIA, via the coding sequence ATGCTGGATCTGAACAAACTTTGCGGGATGAACGGCAAGACCGCCATTATCACCGGAGCCGCCTCCGGCATCGGCGCGGGCATCGCCCGCTTCTTTGCGAACGCCGGGGTGTCGGTCGTCATCGCTGACATCAATGAAGAGCTTGCTCGTAAAGTCGAACAAGAGATCAAAGAAGCTGGGGGGAAGGCTGAATTTATCAAGTGCAACGTCACAAAAGAGGCCGACTGCAAAGCCCTGGCGGACAATGTCGCGGAGAAGTATTCTAAGATCGACATCCTCGTCAACTGCGCCGGTGTCGCCCGCCGTCACACGGTCGAGACGCTTCCCGAAAGCGACTGGGATCTCGCGATCAACGTTACGCTCAAGAGCGTTTATCTGATGTGCAAGCATGTTGTGCCTCATATGAAGAAGGCCGGCGGCGGCAAGATCGTGAACATCGGCTCGGGCTGGGCGCTCAAGGGCGGCGACCACGCCGTCTCCTACTGCGCAGCGAAGGGCGGCGTCTGGAACATGACGCGCGCGATGGCGATCGACCACGGCCCCGACAATATAAACATAAACTGTGTCTGCCCCGGCGATATCGACACGCCGATGCTCAAAAGCGAGTGTGAGCAGCTGGGCGGCGTATATGACGAAAAGTATAAGGAAGAATGCGCGCAGCGTCCGATGGCCCGCCTTGGCGCACCGAAGGATGTCGCGATGTGCGTATTTTTCCTCTGCAGCGACATGGCGCCGTGGGTGACAGGCTCGTCGCTTGTCGTGGACGGCGGCGGCATAGCATAG